One Oncorhynchus masou masou isolate Uvic2021 chromosome 18, UVic_Omas_1.1, whole genome shotgun sequence DNA window includes the following coding sequences:
- the LOC135505087 gene encoding growth/differentiation factor 2-like, whose protein sequence is MQCSRRFFFQMCLSLLVSTGSCRCKSLNDVLQSEDPEGFTETSKQDFVEKEEMDSRLQSFLENMKEGFLRELNLSDVPREHIKIYPPPFMIELYNKYASDTSAMPRSDVIRSFTVQDVSHSAKNGTKSKHRLLFNVTVPNHEEVTMAELRLFTLLDNRATSPSTSSNQIGASIKVYEVEYKGNNVTAHFVNGKEVVGAHHSWEAFDVTTAIQSWVKSGRGASAFEVVVDRWDCGPFKGGGFDVSVGAGDNQSAALIVFSDDLGSRKREAKKELKEEIVHEEETVFSGSDWQGPDFNEIPVDLHPRRKRQGDTSYCRRTSMRVKFKDIGWDQWIVAPPEYDAFECRGVCYYPLTEDMTPSKHALIQTLVNLKNPKKANMACCVPTKLAPIPVMYQENGVITLRQMYEEMKVAECGCR, encoded by the exons ATGCAATGCTCAAGGCGTTTCTTCTTCCAGATGTGTCTGAGTTTGCTGGTGTCCACGGGGTCCTGTAGATGCAAGTCACTGAACGATGTCCTCCAAAGTGAAGATCCTGAGGGCTTCACTGAGACTTCCAAGCAGGACTTTGTTGAAAAGGAGGAAATGGACAGCAGGTTACAGAGCTTTCTGGAAAACATGAAGGAAGGGTTTCTGAGAGAACTCAACTTATCAGATGTCCCACGAGAGCACATCAAGATATACCCGCCACCGTTCATGATTGAACTGTACAACAAGTATGCCTCCGACACGTCCGCGATGCCTCGTTCTGATGTCATTCGCAGCTTCACCGTTCAAG ATGTTAGTCACTCTGCAAAAAATGGAACAAAGTCAAAACACAGACTGCTGTTCAATGTAACTGTCCCAAATCACGAAGAGGTCACCATGGCGGAACTCAGGCTATTCACCCTGCTGGATAATAGGGCGACCTCGCCCTCAACCTCCTCCAATCAGATCGGGGCTTCCATAAAGGTCTATGAAGTGGAGTATAAAGGAAACAATGTCACAGCCCACTTTGTGAATGGGAAAGAGGTCGTTGGGGCCCATCACTCTTGGGAAGCTTTCGATGTGACCACCGCCATCCAGAGTTGGGTCAAATCAGGCCGTGGGGCCAGTGCATTTGAAGTGGTGGTCGACAGGTGGGACTGTGGGCCTTTCAAAGGCGGAGGTTTTGACGTGAGCGTGGGTGCGGGGGATAACCAGTCAGCTGCTTTGATTGTCTTCTCTGATGACCTGgggagcaggaagagagaggccAAGAAGGAGCTGAAGGAGGAGATAGTCCATGAGGAAGAGACGGTCTTCTCAGGGAGCGACTGGCAAGGGCCCGACTTCAATGAGATCCCCGTGGACCTACACCCCAGGCGGAAGAGGCAGGGGGACACCAGCTACTGCCGACGGACCTCCATGCGCGTCAAATTCAAAGATATCGGCTGGGACCAGTGGATTGTAGCGCCCCCTGAGTATGACGCCTTTGAGTGTAGAGGGGTGTGTTACTACCCCCTGACTGAGGACATGACCCCTTCCAAACACGCCCTCATCCAAACCCTGGTCAATCTCAAGAACCCCAAAAAAGCCAACATGGCATGTTGCGTTCCCACAAAACTGGCCCCAATCCCGGTCATGTACCAGGAGAATGGTGTCATCACCTTGCGACAGATGTATGAGGAGATGAAGGTGGCAGAGTGTGGATGTAGGTAG
- the LOC135505086 gene encoding growth/differentiation factor 10-like gives MTKILLHLVHLMLFFHSGIGEVLSEEPFEITQQDSDIHETTDGTSSRESARRDMVSINMFKVYEKYSKEPQSHRDENTVRSFKAIPGVSKNTVWFHFNLSSIQESEDILSATFHFLDQRPRHRPWICRRSRSASCRLQWHPPSQLLFRGTSPNSAFASLLGNVTLPPPRRGSWQTSDVSAVVKEARILGVFLITAEFDFEMRPQRNQERLSPAALPYVLAYANDMAISEPNSVAMTLQRYGPFPSGEEPTRSSNESPPASRLKREALSPLDQILDNDLPEVHFNTLKSHELWESTYLVPKIKPSMKDGQKHGQESSEGLNKPQVLSFDERTMKKARRRQWSEPRVCARRYLRVDFADIGWSEWVLAPKAFDAYYCAGTCGFPIPKVARPSNHATIQSIVRAVGIVPGIPEPCCVPDRMSSLSVLFLDPSRNMVLKVYPNMSVETCACQ, from the exons ATGACGAAGATATTATTACATCTGGTGcatttgatgttattttttcATTCCGGTATCGGGGAAGTTTTATCAGAGGAGCCATTCGAAATTACGCAACAGGACAGCGATATCCACGAAACTACCGATGGCACCTCCTCGCGCGAAAGCGCACGGCGAGACATGGTCTCCATCAATATGTTTAAAGTCTATGAAAAGTACAGTAAGGAACCACAAAGCCATCGAGACGAAAATACTGTCAGAAGTTTTAAGGCTATTCCAG GAGTCTCAAAGAACACTGTGTGGTTCCATTTCAACCTGTCGTCCATCCAGGAGTCGGAGGACATCCTGTCCGCCACATTCCACTTCCTGGACCAGCGTCCCCGCCACCGACCCTGGATCTGCCGGCGCTCCCGAAGCGCTTCCTGTCGCCTTCAGTGGCATCCCCCGTCCCAGCTCCTCTTCCGAGGAACGTCCCCAAACTCTGCCTTTGCCTCCCTGCTGGGCAACGTCACCCTGCCCCCTCCCAGGAGAGGGTCCTGGCAGACAAGTGATGTCTCCGCTGTAGTCAAAGAGGCCCGCATCCTGGGAGTCTTCCTCATTACCGCTGAGTTTGACTTCGAGATGAGGCCCCAGAGGAACCAGGAGCGCCTTTCTCCAGCCGCCCTACCGTACGTCCTGGCGTATGCCAACGACATGGCCATATCTGAGCCCAACAGTGTGGCCATGACCCTGCAGAGGTACGGGCCTTTCCCTTCGGGCGAGGAGCCCACCCGGTCATCCAACGAATCTCCTCCAGCCTCTAGGCTGAAAAGAGAAGCATTGTCCCCCCTGGACCAAATACTGGACAATGACCTGCCTGAGGTCCATTTCAACACCCTGAAGAGCCATGAGCTATGGGAGAGCACTTATTTGGTTCCCAAGATCAAGCCCTCAATGAAAGATGGACAAAAGCATGGCCAGGAGAGCAGTGAGGGGTTGAATAAGCCCCAGGTGCTGAGCTTCGATGAGAGGACCATGAAGAAGGCTCGCAGGAGACAGTGGAGTGAGCCCAGGGTCTGCGCCCGACGCTACCTGAGAGTGGATTTTGCAGACATCGGCTGGAGCGAGTGGGTGCTAGCCCCGAAAGCCTTTGATGCCTACTACTGTGCAGGCACCTGCGGATTTCCTATTCCTAAG GTTGCCCGGCCCTCGAACCACGCCACCATCCAAAGCATTGTGAGGGCGGTGGGAATCGTTCCCGGCATTCCGGAGCCCTGCTGTGTTCCGGACAGGATGAGCTCTCTGAGTGTTCTCTTCCTGGACCCCAGCCGGAACATGGTGTTGAAGGTTTACCCCAACATGTCTGTGGAGACCTGCGCCTGCCAGTAG